In Dehalobacter sp., the following proteins share a genomic window:
- a CDS encoding DUF4097 domain-containing protein, whose amino-acid sequence MRKWRVGTVSMGILLIATGLLLLISELKGLDGAKMILRWWPVILIILGIEILVYLKAAKFSGEEQPKLKFDGLSIFLTIFIILVSSGVYAVSSFLNSGFSSGVLNEFGLFENETVVNQTYDISATGVDKLKISNSQGKILVESTDGDKILIDAVITIRNNDEKDAEKLAQSLVEISEGETLAVNTRGAAVLKGNNHYQVSVDYAVKVPKELTYEINNSFGEITVRDLNGNVNLRGEFGKIEVARLTGDAVIRNSFGEIVASDIAGRVEIINQSGEISYSSSQEAQQDITLRAEMGTINLKLPDSQQGTFKADTELGDISLEGFASSLAVDTGNTGQQLEGTISKDSPVITLHANQGSIHLQGS is encoded by the coding sequence GTGAGAAAGTGGCGAGTTGGAACCGTTTCAATGGGAATCTTGCTCATAGCGACAGGCCTGCTGCTTCTAATCAGCGAACTGAAGGGGTTGGATGGGGCCAAAATGATCCTTCGCTGGTGGCCGGTGATCCTGATCATCCTCGGTATCGAAATACTTGTCTATCTCAAGGCAGCCAAGTTTTCCGGCGAAGAACAGCCCAAACTGAAGTTTGACGGACTCAGTATTTTCCTGACTATTTTTATTATCCTAGTTAGCTCAGGCGTCTATGCTGTCAGCAGCTTTTTAAACAGCGGTTTTTCCAGCGGTGTACTGAATGAGTTTGGGCTTTTCGAGAATGAGACCGTTGTCAATCAAACGTATGACATCAGCGCTACCGGGGTAGATAAACTGAAGATCAGCAACAGCCAGGGAAAAATTCTGGTGGAAAGCACAGATGGTGACAAAATTCTGATTGATGCCGTAATTACGATTCGAAACAATGATGAAAAGGATGCTGAAAAGCTCGCCCAGAGTCTGGTTGAGATCAGTGAGGGAGAAACGCTTGCGGTCAATACCCGGGGTGCCGCTGTGCTGAAAGGGAATAATCATTATCAGGTAAGTGTGGACTATGCCGTGAAGGTACCCAAAGAACTCACCTATGAGATTAATAATTCATTCGGGGAGATAACAGTGAGAGATTTGAACGGCAATGTCAATTTACGAGGGGAATTTGGCAAGATTGAGGTTGCTCGCCTTACAGGGGACGCAGTCATCCGGAATTCATTCGGGGAAATCGTTGCCAGTGATATTGCCGGCCGGGTGGAGATCATCAATCAAAGCGGGGAGATATCCTACAGTTCCAGTCAGGAAGCCCAGCAGGACATCACCCTGCGGGCAGAGATGGGGACTATAAACCTGAAGCTTCCGGACAGTCAGCAGGGCACGTTTAAAGCGGACACAGAATTGGGCGACATAAGCCTTGAAGGGTTTGCGTCAAGTCTGGCGGTTGATACGGGAAATACAGGACAGCAGCTGGAAGGCACGATCAGCAAGGATTCTCCAGTAATTACTCTGCATGCCAATCAGGGGAGCATTCACCTGCAGGGAAGCTGA
- a CDS encoding M20/M25/M40 family metallo-hydrolase: MDNLKQIITSQQEDMIKSLQECLRIKSITGQQDGVIEVLEFYLGLAQKMGFKASNLDNLGGIIEFGQGDKTIGMIVHLDTVPEGTGWNHPPFEGELQDGKIFGRGAIDDKGPAIAVLYALNAVKTAGIHPCCKVQIIIGLDEENVWNTTPKLLEKIEEPDFSFVPDSVFPVVCAEKGLLWLELKKEFRKDTNQLDGRQGHKDRQCRQNYQNRQNGQSSMTVKQLSGGADSLNIVPDFCEAVLTADLSQVQSVRQALKTFLAETKYDLQAEEQEEGLKLISRGKSVHAFNCQEGSNAISQLIVFLSRLHIDEDQKNFIRIYAEKIGMQCFGEALGLDLEDKLTGKLTLSPGYIRMDQASVDLKMDLRFPSGHHLKEVRSLVKSAFAVFQADLAVLDALESLNFPEDDPHIRKLIQVYQDHTGDKEAHPLGMGGTTFAKAFQRAVAFGPSFPGMPKIEHQPNEYIGTDHLISCTEIYARAIVELTR, encoded by the coding sequence ATGGACAACCTTAAGCAGATTATCACGTCACAGCAAGAAGATATGATCAAATCCCTCCAGGAATGTCTCAGAATCAAAAGCATTACAGGCCAGCAGGATGGGGTCATCGAGGTTCTGGAATTTTATCTCGGTCTCGCTCAGAAAATGGGCTTTAAGGCCTCTAATTTGGATAACCTGGGCGGGATCATCGAATTCGGGCAGGGAGATAAGACCATTGGCATGATCGTCCATCTGGACACGGTTCCCGAGGGAACCGGCTGGAATCATCCCCCTTTTGAAGGAGAGCTTCAGGACGGGAAAATCTTTGGGCGGGGAGCGATTGATGATAAAGGGCCGGCGATCGCCGTCCTCTATGCGCTGAATGCAGTCAAAACGGCCGGAATCCATCCCTGCTGTAAAGTACAGATCATTATCGGTCTGGACGAGGAAAATGTCTGGAACACGACGCCTAAACTGCTCGAAAAAATTGAAGAACCGGATTTTTCTTTTGTGCCTGATTCCGTATTTCCGGTTGTTTGTGCCGAAAAAGGACTACTCTGGCTGGAGCTGAAAAAAGAATTCCGGAAAGATACGAATCAGCTGGACGGCCGGCAGGGCCATAAGGACCGGCAGTGTCGGCAGAATTACCAGAACCGACAAAACGGGCAGTCTTCTATGACAGTCAAACAGCTTTCCGGCGGAGCAGATTCCCTGAATATTGTCCCTGACTTTTGCGAGGCAGTCCTGACTGCTGATCTGAGTCAGGTTCAAAGTGTCCGCCAGGCGTTAAAAACTTTTCTTGCTGAGACCAAGTATGATCTTCAAGCTGAGGAGCAAGAGGAAGGGCTCAAGCTTATTTCCCGCGGCAAGTCCGTCCATGCCTTTAACTGTCAGGAAGGCAGCAATGCAATCTCCCAGCTCATCGTATTTCTCAGCAGGCTCCATATTGATGAAGATCAAAAAAACTTTATCAGGATCTATGCTGAGAAAATTGGTATGCAATGCTTTGGCGAAGCCCTGGGCCTTGATCTCGAGGATAAGCTGACCGGGAAGCTTACGTTAAGCCCCGGTTATATCCGGATGGATCAGGCTTCTGTCGACCTGAAAATGGATCTGCGCTTTCCGTCAGGCCATCACCTGAAGGAAGTCCGGTCTCTAGTAAAATCAGCATTCGCTGTTTTTCAGGCAGATCTTGCGGTTTTGGATGCACTCGAGTCTTTGAATTTCCCGGAGGATGACCCGCATATCCGTAAACTGATTCAGGTATACCAGGATCACACCGGAGACAAAGAAGCCCATCCCCTTGGGATGGGCGGCACTACCTTTGCCAAAGCATTTCAGCGGGCGGTTGCGTTTGGTCCTTCCTTCCCCGGAATGCCCAAAATTGAGCACCAGCCGAATGAATATATAGGAACGGATCATCTGATTAGCTGCACGGAGATTTATGCCCGGGCGATCGTCGAACTAACCCGGTGA